A section of the Phaseolus vulgaris cultivar G19833 chromosome 8, P. vulgaris v2.0, whole genome shotgun sequence genome encodes:
- the LOC137826508 gene encoding protein IQ-DOMAIN 33 isoform X1 codes for MGFTGELVRSVFSKNRSDGSHETKMMRRNSAENGRWLSVKSYLCGGEFNSVLAENDSASVKSTEVTVSQSILEDLNDEGDTDSEETVENVSQKRPNSDSKSLTEEEAALLIQSTYRGFLLRRENGEIRSETGKEEFNLVSESLDRKSMGTSVEVQTANSTEVFSVEGEKKGICHRIQRRTRSQVIKQKEDWDDSTVSSYVSKMRMQSRMEASTRRERALAYAFSQQLRICSKRKLTKHNSMESNMSWSWLERWMATRLPETSSVESHAMKQYDPSNSTHKFTIMTRFLDASGEEKESCGSNEVPLHFDNYSINSQEEKVSFKPHITKTNFKARRTVSRRKTVPSYQLYEEQQPKVSKRDGWGNACKDIKQKQKQVGSRTEITLSSSKASNV; via the exons ATGGGGTTCACTGGGGAGTTGGTCAGAAGTGTCTTCTCCAAAAATCGTTCTGATGGGTCGCATGAAACCAAA ATGATGAGACGCAATAGTGCTGAAAATGGAAGATGGTTATCTGTTAAGTCATACTTGTGTGGCGGTGAATTCAATTCAGTCCTTGCAGAGAATGATTCAGCTTCAGTTAAGAGCACTGAAGTCACGGTTTCACAGTCCATATTGGAAGACTTGAATGATGAAGGGGACACTGATAGTGAAGAAACTGTGGAGAATGTATCACAGAAAAGGCCAAATTCAGACTCCAAATCATTGACTGAGGAAGAAGCAGCTCTTCTTATTCAATCAACATACAGAGGCTTCCTG TTGAGGCGTGAAAATGGAGAAATCAGATCAGAAACAGGAAAAGAGGAGTTCAATTTAGTATCAGAAAGTCTTGATAGAAAGTCCATGGGCACATCAGTTGAAGTCCAAACTGCAAACTCCACTGAAGTTTTCTCGGTTGAAGGGGAAAAAAAGGGCATTTGCCACCGTATTCAGCGCAGGACCAGAAGTCAAGTAATAAAACAAAAG GAAGACTGGGATGACAGCACCGTAAGTAGTTATGTTTCAAAAATGAGGATGCAGAGTAGAATGGAGGCATCAACCAGAAGAGAAAGAGCACTGGCCTATGCTTTCTCACAACAG CTAAGAATCTGTTCAAAGAGAAAATTAACAAAACACAACAGCATGGAGTCAAATATGAGTTGGAGCTGGCTTGAGAGATGGATGGCAACACGCCTTCCAGAGACCTCATCAGTAGAAAGCCATGCCATGAAGCAATATGACCCTTCTAACAGTACTCACAAATTCACAATCATGACAAGATTTTTAGATGCTTCTGGGGAAGAAAAGGAGAGCTGCGGATCAAATGAGGTGCCCCTTCATTTTGATAACTACTCAATCAATTCACAAGAAGAAAAAGTTAGCTTCAAACCCCACATAACAAAGACCAACTTCAAGGCTAGGAGAACCGTTTCAAGGCGGAAAACAGTGCCAAGTTATCAGCTCTATGAAGAGCAGCAGCCAAAG GTAAGCAAGAGAGATGGTTGGGGCAACGCTTGCAAGGACATTAAGCAAAAACAAAAGCAAGTGGGAAGCAGGACAGAGATTACATTAAGCTCCTCGAAAGCTTCTAATGTGTAA
- the LOC137826508 gene encoding protein IQ-DOMAIN 33 isoform X2 yields the protein MTCQQMMRRNSAENGRWLSVKSYLCGGEFNSVLAENDSASVKSTEVTVSQSILEDLNDEGDTDSEETVENVSQKRPNSDSKSLTEEEAALLIQSTYRGFLLRRENGEIRSETGKEEFNLVSESLDRKSMGTSVEVQTANSTEVFSVEGEKKGICHRIQRRTRSQVIKQKEDWDDSTVSSYVSKMRMQSRMEASTRRERALAYAFSQQLRICSKRKLTKHNSMESNMSWSWLERWMATRLPETSSVESHAMKQYDPSNSTHKFTIMTRFLDASGEEKESCGSNEVPLHFDNYSINSQEEKVSFKPHITKTNFKARRTVSRRKTVPSYQLYEEQQPKVSKRDGWGNACKDIKQKQKQVGSRTEITLSSSKASNV from the exons ATGACATGCCAACAGATGATGAGACGCAATAGTGCTGAAAATGGAAGATGGTTATCTGTTAAGTCATACTTGTGTGGCGGTGAATTCAATTCAGTCCTTGCAGAGAATGATTCAGCTTCAGTTAAGAGCACTGAAGTCACGGTTTCACAGTCCATATTGGAAGACTTGAATGATGAAGGGGACACTGATAGTGAAGAAACTGTGGAGAATGTATCACAGAAAAGGCCAAATTCAGACTCCAAATCATTGACTGAGGAAGAAGCAGCTCTTCTTATTCAATCAACATACAGAGGCTTCCTG TTGAGGCGTGAAAATGGAGAAATCAGATCAGAAACAGGAAAAGAGGAGTTCAATTTAGTATCAGAAAGTCTTGATAGAAAGTCCATGGGCACATCAGTTGAAGTCCAAACTGCAAACTCCACTGAAGTTTTCTCGGTTGAAGGGGAAAAAAAGGGCATTTGCCACCGTATTCAGCGCAGGACCAGAAGTCAAGTAATAAAACAAAAG GAAGACTGGGATGACAGCACCGTAAGTAGTTATGTTTCAAAAATGAGGATGCAGAGTAGAATGGAGGCATCAACCAGAAGAGAAAGAGCACTGGCCTATGCTTTCTCACAACAG CTAAGAATCTGTTCAAAGAGAAAATTAACAAAACACAACAGCATGGAGTCAAATATGAGTTGGAGCTGGCTTGAGAGATGGATGGCAACACGCCTTCCAGAGACCTCATCAGTAGAAAGCCATGCCATGAAGCAATATGACCCTTCTAACAGTACTCACAAATTCACAATCATGACAAGATTTTTAGATGCTTCTGGGGAAGAAAAGGAGAGCTGCGGATCAAATGAGGTGCCCCTTCATTTTGATAACTACTCAATCAATTCACAAGAAGAAAAAGTTAGCTTCAAACCCCACATAACAAAGACCAACTTCAAGGCTAGGAGAACCGTTTCAAGGCGGAAAACAGTGCCAAGTTATCAGCTCTATGAAGAGCAGCAGCCAAAG GTAAGCAAGAGAGATGGTTGGGGCAACGCTTGCAAGGACATTAAGCAAAAACAAAAGCAAGTGGGAAGCAGGACAGAGATTACATTAAGCTCCTCGAAAGCTTCTAATGTGTAA